A genomic window from Henningerozyma blattae CBS 6284 chromosome 3, complete genome includes:
- the SCT1 gene encoding bifunctional glycerol-3-phosphate/glycerone-phosphate O-acyltransferase SCT1 (similar to Saccharomyces cerevisiae SCT1 (YBL011W); ancestral locus Anc_4.96): protein MDNNQPSLIIPKIVENNKIDLPINSDLANSHDRDQNSEEIEYEDGYHYKEPHWIRKFIYDAILWVLTSIFDCFFREIKSRGSFKIPTQSPVIFVAAPHANQFVDPITLMRQIKISVNRRVSFLIAQKSLGLLTIGVLARCIMSIGVVRAQDNLKPARGKITIDPNNPCRIIGHGTKFLTEFEPKGLIGLPKSLGNVNIQSIESETSLILRKEFKDKPEINELLRKGTSYKYAPKFDQSRMYHKVFEHLAHNGCLGIFPEGGSHDRTDLLPLKAGVAIMALGCLDKHPNCNVKIVPCGMNYFHAHRFRSRAVVEFGDPIEISPELVEKYRNPETNKLAVKELLDTISEGLRAVTVTCPDYDTLMVVQATRRLYSAQLPSKLPLPMVVEMNRRIVKGYESRKTDPEIIQLKKDILNYNSNLHRYNVPDHLVDVAEINFLQNSILLFFKSFRLILALLLSLPGILMFLPVFIASKIISKRKAKTALAGSTVKIKANDVVATWKILIGMGFTPILYIIWSSLLTYYLSTWYHNKFWVFVLSYLFCGFVTYSALIIGDIGMDIFKSLRPLIFSITTPKGLKALKKQRKDLAERITIMVNSFEDDMIGDSQAFTCDEESEERKTTELKRRRLLKKRKLKKLQKKANSLEPIQSSESDAISLVNSDNSLSNIPLFSTGNNLDLTSTTSAVSTSLSEFEIEDKIQGNTFITVDNINNYSSTSHTTNGSNLGLAEKIAQAVWEKRDHDDDDDDDDDSNDDSNDDDDDDDNTDDDNDSYDNSTDEEEKH, encoded by the coding sequence ATGGATAATAATCAACCTTCATTAATTATACCCaaaattgttgaaaataataaaatagacCTTCCAATCAACTCTGACCTTGCAAACTCTCACGATAGAGACCAAAATTCAGAAGAAATAGAATATGAAGATGGTTATCACTATAAGGAGCCACATTGGATAAGAAAATTCATATATGATGCTATCTTGTGGGTATTGACATCCATCTTTGATTGCTTTTTCAGAGAAATTAAATCTCGTGGTAGTTTCAAGATACCGACACAAAGCCCAGTTATATTTGTGGCCGCCCCACATGCTAATCAATTCGTAGATCCAATCACTTTAATGAGACAGATTAAGATATCTGTCAATAGAAGGGTTTCGTTCTTAATTGCTCAAAAATCTTTAGGTCTTTTAACTATTGGGGTTTTAGCTCGTTGTATCATGTCAATTGGTGTTGTTAGAGCTCAAGATAATTTGAAACCAGCAAGAGGTAAAATCACCATAGATCCAAATAACCCCTGTAGGATTATTGGCCATGGCACGAAATTTTTAACTGAATTTGAACCAAAGGGTTTAATTGGTTTACCAAAATCCTTGGGTAATGTAAATATCCAATCCATTGAAAGCGAAACTTCTTTGATTTTACGTAAggaatttaaagataaacCAGAAATCAACGAATTATTGAGAAAAGGTACTAGTTATAAATATGCTCCAAAATTTGATCAATCTCGCATGTATCATAAAGTTTTCGAACATTTAGCTCATAATGGCTGCTTAGGTATTTTCCCAGAAGGTGGTTCTCATGATAGAACCGATCTCCTACCATTAAAAGCAGGTGTCGCTATAATGGCACTAGGCTGTTTAGATAAACATCCAAATTGCAACGTTAAAATTGTTCCTTGTGGTATGAATTATTTCCATGCTCATAGATTTAGGTCAAGAGCTGTAGTAGAGTTTGGTGatccaattgaaatttccCCTGAATTAGTAGAAAAATATCGTAATCCAGAGACTAACAAATTAGCtgttaaagaattattagatacGATATCCGAAGGATTGAGAGCAGTCACTGTAACATGCCCTGATTATGATACTCTAATGGTTGTCCAGGCAACAAGAAGACTATATTCCGCTCAATTGCCTTCTAAATTACCGTTGCCAATGGTTGTAGAGATGAATAGAAGAATAGTTAAAGGTTATGAAAGTCGTAAAACTGATCCGGAAATTAtccaattaaaaaaagatattttaaattataattccAATTTACATCGTTATAACGTACCCGATCATTTAGTAGATGTTGcagaaataaattttttacaaaattccattctattattttttaagtcTTTCAGATTAATCTTAGCATTATTGTTATCCTTACCAGGtattttaatgtttttaCCCGTTTTTATTGCATCTAAAATAATCTCTAAGCGCAAAGCAAAAACAGCTTTAGCTGGTTCCACTGTCAAGATAAAGGCAAATGATGTCGTAGCTACttggaaaattttgattGGTATGGGATTCACTccaattttatatattatttggtCTTCATTATTAACCTATTATTTGAGTACCTGGTatcataataaattttgggtttttgttttatcatatttattcTGTGGGTTTGTAACTTATTCTGCTTTAATAATTGGTGATATTGGTATGGACAtctttaaatctttaagacctttaatattttccattACTACTCCAAAAGGCTTGAAGgctttaaaaaaacaacgTAAAGATTTAGCTGAACGTATCACAATAATGGTAAACTcatttgaagatgatatGATAGGTGATAGCCAAGCTTTTACTTGTGATGAAGAATCtgaagaaagaaaaacCACCGAGTTGAAGAGAAGAagattattgaaaaagagAAAGCTAAAGAAActacaaaaaaaagcaaacTCTCTAGAACCAATTCAATCTTCAGAATCTGATGCCATATCTCTGGTCAATAGTGATAATTCACTATCAAATATACCTTTATTCTCAACAGGAAATAATCTTGATCTAACATCAACAACTTCTGCAGTATCAACCTCTCTAtctgaatttgaaatagaGGATAAGATTCAAGGGAATACATTTATAACGGtcgataatattaataattattccaGTACTTCGCATACTACAAACGGTAGCAATTTAGGTTTAGCAGAAAAGATTGCGCAAGCAGTTTGGGAAAAAAGAGAccatgatgatgatgatgatgatgatgatgatagtaatgatgatagtaatgatgatgacgacGACGACGATAATactgatgatgataatgatagcTATGATAATTCTactgatgaagaagaaaagcaTTGA
- the FMT1 gene encoding methionyl-tRNA formyltransferase (similar to Saccharomyces cerevisiae FMT1 (YBL013W); ancestral locus Anc_4.95), which translates to MNVSRIFIRKYSLLPNLKPLNILFFGSDTFSVQSFEALQKLRTTAIPGTNLPYVDRIQIVTKPGKWCGRDKSTFKETAIAIASKKVPNVPLIECDNMKDLMGLTDVVTKNNINTLIAVSYGKLIPDQLIKTVPYCMNVHPSLLPRYKGASPIQYSLLNKDKYTGVTIQSLHPTKFDCGEVISQTELLSIVQLLELPSSKNRNMELPLNTSKLTDQLGIKGGEMLQNVITNGLYLAGMHNNPVKPGIKPSFAPRISNEMKRIIWATEDAKTILNKKDVLGPVYTYINCRPVTKKKQRGSANSTQEFTKRIIIHDFSVIDNTNNTISDHLKPGSFKYSTEMGKLLIKAYGPTLLAVDTLQFEGFAKETAEMFINRLHKRGGSTDIEKANFV; encoded by the coding sequence ATGAACGTTTCTCgtatatttattagaaaatactCATTACTTCCAAATCTCAAaccattaaatattttattttttggtaGTGACACATTTAGTGTTCAGTCATTTGAAGCTCTTCAGAAGTTAAGGACTACGGCTATTCCTGGAACTAACTTACCGTATGTAGATAGAATTCAAATTGTCACTAAGCCAGGCAAATGGTGTGGTAGGGATAAATCAACCTTTAAGGAAACTGCCATTGCAATTGCATCGAAAAAAGTACCTAATGTTCCTCTAATTGAATGTGATAATATGAAAGATCTTATGGGATTAACTGATGTTGTTACCAAAAACAACATTAATACATTAATTGCTGTTTCATATGGTAAGTTAATACCAGACCAGCTAATCAAAACTGTCCCCTATTGTATGAATGTTCATCCGTCATTATTACCAAGATATAAGGGGGCTTCGCCAATACAATATTCcttattaaataaagataagTATACAGGTGTTACAATTCAAAGTTTACATCCAACAAAATTTGATTGTGGAGAAGTTATTTCACAAACCGAGCTATTATCAATCGTACAACTATTAGAGTTGCcatcttcaaaaaatagaaatatgGAACTTCCGCTCAATACTTCTAAACTAACGGACCAATTGGGGATCAAAGGTGGTGAAATGCTACAAAACGTTATAACTAATGGGCTGTATTTAGCTGGTATGCATAATAACCCCGTAAAGCCAGGTATTAAACCGAGCTTTGCTCCAAGAATATCTAATGAAATGAAACGTATAATCTGGGCAACTGAAGACGCCAAAACTATcctaaataaaaaagatgtATTAGGGCCAGTTTATACCTATATAAACTGTCGACCTgtaactaaaaaaaaacaaaggGGATCTGCAAATTCAACCCAGGAGTTTACAAAGAGAATAATCATCCATGATTTCTCTGTTATAGACAATACCAATAATACAATATCTGATCATTTGAAACCAGGctctttcaaatattctaCCGAAATGGGCAAACTGCTTATTAAAGCATATGGACCCACGCTTCTTGCAGTAGATACCCTTCAATTCGAAGGATTTGCCAAGGAAACAGCAGAAATGTTTATCAACCGTTTACATAAGCGTGGTGGATCTACTGATATAGAAAAGGCTAATTTTGTTTAG
- the CGR1 gene encoding Cgr1p (similar to Saccharomyces cerevisiae CGR1 (YGL029W); ancestral locus Anc_4.88) → MTNLPVTETELASKTQGKLVSGRIWKHTKEPLRASSRVVKNKTLTSWDLRQKKRLEQQQFKARIQALKDEKADARKQKIQALKERREKKEEAERYERLAAKMHAKKVDRMRRREKRNKALKER, encoded by the coding sequence atgactAATTTGCCAGTTACTGAAACAGAATTAGCTTCTAAGACTCAAGGTAAACTAGTAAGTGGTAGAATTTGGAAACATACTAAAGAACCATTAAGAGCCAGCAGTCGTGTTGTTAAAAACAAGACATTAACCTCATGGGATCTAAGGCAAAAAAAGAGATTGGAGCAACAACAATTTAAAGCCAGAATCCAGGCCTTAAAAGATGAGAAGGCAGATGCCCGTAAACAAAAGATACAGGCGTTGAAAGAAAGAAGAGAAAAGAAGGAAGAAGCTGAAAGATATGAGCGCTTGGCAGCCAAGATGCATGCTAAAAAGGTTGATAGAATGAGAAGAAGGGAAAAGAGAAACAAAGCCTTGAAAGAACGTTAG
- the CCM1 gene encoding Ccm1p (similar to Saccharomyces cerevisiae YGR150C; ancestral locus Anc_4.87) translates to MNGFSRLVASKEARHVYFRVGETSSLTHKRWVTVIPKARANKLKLRKVKNVTIQDINLEGVDKASSKELEFKIKQLQEFTNNLKNNLRAAEKERKALKQKQHAQSDSLKQSSEDKSELFQKLFGDTSKQHENNKSLLRSSTTAYKLPQPDELLPPALVKNINDNNLITRALIDQSYQDWNLIVSSTYSTKNRLRNISKKQLAFKFLNKIQNLSLENIERLIEMLDELNYYDSQTFRNSFFNCIFKNLSKIPYDRKLIDPKHGNDPVISKMKDLLIKYDKLTNVENPTTKASSTMTGYILNCCITYASNMKSFDNMEYFLSKFKNDYGIIPNKQNSTVIIQFYTKLGCYKQAWDVFDAMKFMSESTFPSEITYNSVIQLCAKEKNYSRAIDLYNEMQDKNIKISVRTLSTLAKTLATSSSDNITSEGKAESLRLYGWKYIHMIEQDYNLRDFISDSNDKDAFFTLEAMLALAAYDGDIALARALYFKAITQKYKYELINPANVGLTSRELWKKTLYPQLLNYLMLAYQRYSTTSLPILLGYSEGIILRRNIVNSVDYDIRDYGDNIKLPMLPLKEINQPWQILAESRALWHFNLDFGNSVDLRQRPSELNVDLLKNFRQNCQTFSEFKFEIMYLVSKWKEELVNSTILNPITLNTYLSIAIKQGNDKHEYISRLNEFSYEQHVLDAILQDMYNKLETENSVPTSNNSLSKNIDYLGSLKHKILRNENIYEVTLKAAMKFNDYDMATNTWNGRGYFRKTDAFQKLDKKERVCSDQIFAQCMVDFFTQAKMYEDAIKLILSTQRGINWTYSMVKNLYRGLQEIEDSHSTRILSEVINKKTKIQIIEQKLKDLDI, encoded by the coding sequence ATGAATGGATTTTCACGACTGGTAGCGTCTAAAGAAGCACGTCATGTTTATTTTAGGGTAGGCGAAACATCAAGCTTAACCCATAAACGTTGGGTAACTGTAATACCTAAAGCTAGagcaaataaattaaaacttCGGAAAGTTAAAAACGTTACAATACAAGATATTAACCTAGAAGGGGTTGACAAGGCTAGTTCTAAGGAActagaatttaaaattaagcAGCTGCAAGAATTCACaaacaatttgaaaaataatctaAGGGCTGctgaaaaagaaagaaaagcCTTGAAACAAAAACAGCATGCTCAATCTGATAGTCTAAAACAATCAAGTGAAGATAAATCCGAACTATTCCAAAAACTATTTGGTGATACATCTAAGCAGcatgaaaataataaatctctTCTGCGTTCCTCTACAACCGCTTATAAACTACCGCAACCAGATGAATTATTGCCACCAGCATTGGTTaagaatataaatgataataatctAATTACAAGAGCATTAATTGACCAATCTTACCAAGATTGGAACTTGATTGTAAGTTCTACTTATTCAACCAAAAATAGACTTCGAAATATCTCTAAAAAGCAATTGGCctttaaattcttaaataaaattcagaatctttcattagaaaatattgaacgTTTAATAGAAATGCtggatgaattaaattattatgacTCACAAACTTTCAGAAattctttctttaattgTATCTTCAAAAATCTATCAAAAATTCCATATGATCGAAAGCTAATTGATCCCAAACACGGTAATGATCCAGTAATTTCCAAAATGAAAGATCTACTCATCAAATATGACAAACTTACGAATGTTGAAAATCCAACAACAAAGGCATCAAGCACAATGACAGGTTATATTCTAAATTGTTGTATAACTTATGCTAGTAATATGAAAAGCTTCGACAAtatggaatattttttaagcAAATTTAAAAACGATTACGGAATTATAccaaataaacaaaattctactgtaattattcaattctaCACCAAACTCGGATGTTATAAGCAAGCATGGGATGTATTTGACGCCATGAAGTTTATGTCTGAAAGCACTTTTCCTAGTGAAATAACATATAATTCGGTTATTCAATTATGTgctaaagaaaaaaattattccaGAGCTATAGATCTTTATAACGAAATgcaagataaaaatattaagatATCTGTTAGAACTTTAAGCACTTTAGCTAAGACTTTAGCTACATCGAGTTCAGACAATATTACTAGTGAAGGCAAAGCTGAATCATTGCGATTATATGGAtggaaatatattcatatgATTGAACAAGACTACAATTTAAGGGATTTTATTAGtgattcaaatgataaagaTGCATTTTTTACCCTTGAAGCAATGCTTGCTTTGGCTGCTTATGATGGTGATATTGCATTAGCTAGGgctttatattttaaagccATTActcaaaaatataaatacgAATTAATTAATCCTGCTAATGTCGGTTTAACTTCAAGGGAGCTTTGGAAAAAAACTTTATATCCACAATtgttaaattatctaatgtTGGCTTATCAAAGATATTCTACTACTAGCTTACCAATTCTTTTGGGCTATTCTGAGGGCATTATTTTAAGACGAAATATTGTAAATAGTGTAGATTATGATATCAGGGATTATGgagataatattaaacttCCTATGCTAccattaaaagaaattaatcaaCCTTGGCAAATCTTGGCTGAATCTCGTGCGCTCTGGCATTTCAATTTAGATTTTGGGAACTCTGTCGATCTGAGACAACGGCCTTCTGAATTGAATGTTGATTTACTAAAGAATTTCAGACAGAATTGTCAAACTTTTagtgaatttaaatttgaaatcatGTATCTAGTAAGCAAGTGGAAAGAGGAACTTGTTAATAGCACGATATTGAACCCTATAACTTTAAATACATATTTATCAATAGCAATTAAACAGGGGAATGATAAGCATGAATACATATCAAGATTAAATGAATTCTCATACGAACAACATGTTCTTGATGCAATTTTGCAAGATATGTATAACAAACTTGAAACTGAAAATTCTGTTCCaacatctaataattccctaagtaaaaatattgattatCTAGGAAGTTTAAAGCATAAAATTCTGAggaatgaaaatatttatgaaGTAACTTTGAAAGCAGCTatgaaatttaatgattatGATATGGCAACTAATACATGGAATGGTAGAGgttattttagaaaaacTGATGCTTTCCAAAAATTGGATAAAAAAGAGCGTGTTTGTAGTGACCAAATTTTTGCACAATGTATGGTGGACTTTTTCACTCAAGCTAAGATGTATGAAGAtgcaattaaattaattttatctaCTCAGCGAGGTATAAATTGGACGTATTCGATGGTCAAAAATTTGTATAGGGGCTTacaagaaattgaagacAGCCATAGTACTAGGATTTTATCAGAAGTGATCAATAAGAAAActaaaattcaaattatagagcaaaaattaaaggatTTGGATATTTAG
- the GPC1 gene encoding glycerophosphocholine acyltransferase (similar to Saccharomyces cerevisiae YGR149W; ancestral locus Anc_4.86) translates to MTTDRNDSRKYESLWSLGSVMEFLDPSSVNSPYLNSTPKRNSYLEKARLKLKKLDVVASKSVPSKQKIYEDIKSKLSQRVKDVDNSLDTIFFKNSTSLEKAFYPFTLLNLFLIGYIMGKFPDWFHVYYTGLLGLFMPIRFYTYYKANNHYFLADLCYFVNLLCLLYIWVWPNSTSLYHSCFALTFGSLSFAVITWRNSLIIHSIDKITSCFIHLMPPCTMFIIQHSLTSEFRKQRFPAAYYSASMPYQIKYNIYWTSFYYLIWQSSYHYFITVREAKKIKTGQRMTSFQYLTTHNFKDLWIMKLPSPLPLIIFTFAQYLYQLTTMSLCYIWFPHKKAASLFLIFIFLCAAHNGATYYIDYYGKKFNKEMDKLRLEVDNLQQQLSIRDLDSPNISRSVSPSLISSISSVVSDDTRSSAV, encoded by the coding sequence ATGACTACTGATCGTAACGATAGTAGAAAATATGAATCGCTTTGGTCTTTAGGTTCTGTGATGGAATTCCTAGATCCTTCTTCAGTTAACAGTCCTTATCTTAATTCAACTCCTAAAAGAAATTCTTATTTGGAAAAGGCAAGACTGAAGctgaaaaaattggatGTTGTTGCATCGAAATCAGTTCCTtctaaacaaaaaatatatgaagatattaaatcaaaactATCTCAAAGAGTTAAAGATGTAGATAATTCCCTAGacactatttttttcaaaaatagcACATCCCTAGAGAAGGCTTTCTACCCCTTTACATtgttaaatctttttttaataggCTATATAATGGGCAAATTCCCCGATTGGTTTCATGTATATTATACGGGACTTTTAGGATTATTCATGCCCATTAGATTTTATACATATTACAAGGCCAacaatcattattttctggCTGACTTATGCTATTTCGTGAATCTCCTTTGTTTACTTTATATCTGGGTATGGCCAAATTCAACAAGCCTTTATCATTCTTGTTTTGCATTAACGTTTGGTAGTTTATCCTTCGCAGTCATCACTTGGAggaattctttaataatacattcaattgataaaatcACATCATGTTTCATACATCTAATGCCTCCATGCACAATGTTCATTATTCAACATTCATTAACTTCAGAATTTAGAAAACAAAGATTCCCAGCAGCTTATTATTCAGCTTCAATGCCTTATCAAATTAAATACAATATCTATTGGACATCtttctattatttgatatgGCAATCATCCTATCACTATTTTATTACTGTAAGAGAAGctaaaaagattaaaacTGGTCAAAGAATGACAAGTTTCCAATATTTAACAACACATAACTTTAAAGACTTATGGATTATGAAATTACCTTCCCCATTAcctttaattatttttacctTTGCTCAATATTTATACCAATTAACCACTATGTCCTTATGCTATATTTGGTTTCCACATAAGAAAGCAGCTTCACtgtttttaatattcatttttctaTGTGCAGCTCACAATGGTGCCACATATTACATTGATTATTACGGcaagaaatttaataaagaaatggATAAATTGCGTTTAGAAGTCGACAACttacaacaacaattaagCATTAGAGATCTTGACTCTCCTAATATATCTAGATCGGTTTCTCCATCTCTCATCTCATCCATATCCAGTGTTGTGTCTGACGATACAAGATCATCCGCCGTTTAA
- the RPL30 gene encoding 60S ribosomal protein eL30 (similar to Saccharomyces cerevisiae RPL30 (YGL030W); ancestral locus Anc_4.85), with product MAPIKSQESINQKLALVIKSGKYTLGYKSTIKSLRQGKSKLVIVAANTPVLRKSELEYYAMLSKTKVYYFQGSNNELGTAVGKLFRVGVVSILDAGDSDILTTLA from the exons ATG GCCCCAATTAAATCCCAAGAATCTATCAACCAAAAGTTGGCTTTAGTCATCAAGTCTGGTAAGTACACCTTAGGTTACAAATCTACCATCAAGTCCTTGAGACAAGGTAAATCCAAGTTAGTCATTGTTGCTGCTAACACCCCAGTCTTGAGAAAGTCTGAATTGGAATATTACGCCATGTTGTCTAAGACCAAGGTCTACTACTTCCAAGGTTCCAACAACGAATTGGGTACCGCTGTCGGTAAGTTGTTCAGAGTTGGTGTCGTTTCTATCTTGGACGCTGGTGACTCTGATATCTTGACCACTTTGGCTTAA
- the AGA2 gene encoding Aga2p (similar to Saccharomyces cerevisiae AGA2 (YGL032C); ancestral locus Anc_4.83) — MQIYQIILASIPLMINSVRGQMTITSCETLPSNYAESTPYSSSTTNILKNGVSMVGVFEYYKSVKYVNNCGETIPGPGIGTVAVF; from the coding sequence ATgcaaatatatcaaatcaTTCTAGCGAGCATCCCATTGATGATCAATAGTGTTAGAGGACAGATGACTATTACATCTTGCGAGACATTACCAAGCAATTACGCTGAAAGCACTCCTTACTCGTCCTCAACGAcgaatattttaaagaatggGGTATCTATGGTTGGTGTTTTCGAATATTATAAGAGTGTGAAATATGTGAATAATTGTGGAGAAACAATTCCAGGTCCAGGGATAGGGACTGTTGCtgtattttaa
- the HOP2 gene encoding Hop2p (similar to Saccharomyces cerevisiae HOP2 (YGL033W); ancestral locus Anc_4.81): MGGYFAWPGKNSSIKIERICSLSCKEYCNNEKNMPYSFNDLLQNLKNANKDDSNIAITKPALLKSLDALALNNEILSKPFGKVTIYCCVEQKPCQETSENVTWDAVNELKMELVNLDKDLNDWQKQMTALHKYPDNLTLLKEIFLLEQELLELQSMTKQLNNSTNFCSQQEVKCFMEMEKQIESELVKRKKLLKQIVLVLKDAVNPSNMNEFLVCIYDTILLSHMTFY, from the exons ATGGGCGGTTATTTTGCTTGGCCGGGTAAGAACAGCtctataaaaatagaaaggATCTGCAGCTTGAGCTGTAAAGAATATtgtaataatgaaaaaaacat GCCttattcatttaatgaCCTTTTGCAGAATCTGAAGAATGCAAACAAGGATGATTCCAACATTGCCATTACTAAACCAGCTCTACTGAAATCTCTCGACGCTCTTGCCCTGAATAATGAGATCTTGTCTAAGCCATTTGGTAAAGTGACAATCTATTGTTGTGTCGAGCAGAAACCATGCCAAGAAACCTCAGAAAATGTGACATGGGATGCTGTAAATGAGTTGAAAATGGAATTAGTCAACTTAGACAAAGATTTGAATGATTGGCAGAAGCAAATGACTGCTTTACACAAATATCCAGATAATTTAACCTTACTCaaagaaatttttcttttagaaCAAGAACTACTAGAACTTCAATCCATGACAAAGCAACTGAATAATAGTACAAACTTCTGTAGTCAACAAGAAGTTAAATGTTTCATGGAAATGGAAAAACAAATCGAATCTGAATTggttaaaagaaaaaaacttttGAAACAGATTGTTTTAGTATTGAAAGATGCTGTAAATCCGTCCAATATGAATGAATTTCTAGTATGTATATACGACACGATACTTCTGTCTCATATGACTTTCTACTAA